The Tursiops truncatus isolate mTurTru1 chromosome 6, mTurTru1.mat.Y, whole genome shotgun sequence genome includes a window with the following:
- the STOML2 gene encoding stomatin-like protein 2, mitochondrial, with amino-acid sequence MLARSVRASGALLLRGSVQASGRAARRASSGLPRNTVVLFVPQQEAWVVERMGRFHRILEPGLNILIPVLDRIRYVQSLKEIVINVPEQSAVTLDNVTLQIDGVLYLRIMDPYKASYGVEDPEYAVTQLAQTTMRSELGKLSLDKVFRERESLNANIVDAINQAADCWGIRCLRYEIKDIHVPPRVKESMQMQVEAERRKRATVLESEGTRESAINVAEGKKQAQILASEAEKAEQINQAAGEASAVLAKAKAKAEAIRILAAALTQHNGDAAASLTVAEQYVSAFSKLAKDSNTILLPSNPGDVTSMVAQAMGVYGALTKAPVPGAQDSVSSRSSRDVQSTDASLDEELDRVKLS; translated from the exons ATGCTGGCGCGCTCGGTGCGGGCGTCTGGGGCCCTTTTGCTGAGG GGCTCCGTGCAGGCTTCTGGCCGCGCTGCGCGCCGCGCCTCCTCTGGATTGCCCCGAAACACCGTGGTGCTGTTTGTGCCGCAGCAGGAGGCTTGGGTGGTGGAGCGAATGGGCCGATTCCACCGCATCTTGGAGCCT GGCTTGAATATCCTCATCCCTGTGTTAGACCGGATCCGATATGTGCAGAGTCTCAAGGAAATTGTCATCAACGTGCCTGAGCAGTCTGCCGTGACTCTTG ACAATGTAACTCTGCAAATCGATGGAGTCCTTTACCTGCGCATCATGGACCCTTACAAG GCAAGCTATGGTGTGGAGGACCCTGAGTATGCTGTCACCCAGCTAGCTCAGACAACCATGAGATCAGAGCTCGGCAAACTCTCTCTGGACAAAGTCTTCCGG GAGCGGGAGTCCCTGAATGCTAACATCGTGGATGCTATCAACCAGGCTGCTGACTGCTGGGGCATCCGCTGCCTCCGTTATGAGATCAAGGATATCCATGTGCCACCCCGGGTGAAAGAGTCCATGCAGATGCAG GTGGAGGCAGAGCGGCGGAAACGGGCCACAGTTCTAGAGTCTGAGGGGACTCGAGAGTCGGCCATCAACGTGGCAGAGGGGAAGAAGCAGGCACAGATCCTGGCCTCTGAGGCAGAAAAGGCTGAACAAATAAATCAGGCAGCAG GAGAGGCCAGTGCAGTTCTGGCCAAGGCCAAGGCTAAAGCTGAAGCTATTCGCATCCTGGCTGCAGCTCTGACACAACAT AATGGAGATGCAGCAGCCTCCCTGACTGTGGCTGAGCAGTATGTCAGCGCATTCTCTAAACTGGCCAAGGACTCCAACACTATCCTGCTGCCCTCCAACCCCGGCGACGTCACCAGTATGGTGGCTCAG gccATGGGTGTGTATGGGGCCCTCACCAAAGCCCCGGTGCCAGGAGCCCAGGACTCAGTCTCCAGCAGGAGCAGCAGAGATGTCCAGAGCACAGATGCAAGTCTTGATGAGGAACTTGATCGAGTCAAGCTGAGTTAA